A genome region from Gossypium hirsutum isolate 1008001.06 chromosome A04, Gossypium_hirsutum_v2.1, whole genome shotgun sequence includes the following:
- the LOC107931087 gene encoding ubiquitin-conjugating enzyme E2-17 kDa gives MASKRINKELKDLQKDPPASCSAGPVADDMFHWQATIMGPTDSPFAGGVFLVAIHFPPDYPFKPPKVSFRTKVFHPNINSNGSICLDILKEQWSPALTISKVLLSICSLLTDPNPDDPLVPEIAHMYKTDRAKYESTARSWTQKYATN, from the exons ATGGCTTCAAAGCGAATTAACAAGGAGTTGAAGGATCTGCAGAAGGATCCCCCTGCTTCATGCAGTGCCG GCCCTGTCGCTGATGATATGTTTCACTGGCAAGCAACAATCATGGGCCCAACAGACAGTCCTTTTGCTGGAGGGGTCTTTCTTGTTGCCATTCACTTCCCCCCAGACTATCCTTTCAAGCCACCCAAG GTTTCTTTTCGAACAAAGGTTTTCCATCCTAACATTAACAGCAATGGAAGCATCTGTCTTGACATTCTCAAGGAGCAGTGGAGTCCTGCCCTCACCATATCCAAG GTGCTTTTGTCAATATGCTCACTGCTTACAGATCCAAACCCTGATGACCCTCTGGTGCCTGAGATTGCTCACATGTACAAGACTGATAGAGCCAAATATGAGAGTACTGCTCGCTCATGGACCCAGAAATACGCAACGAATTAA